One Aquamicrobium sp. genomic region harbors:
- a CDS encoding cupin domain-containing protein, producing MLIDWSKIPVAAGMRAGSDRQGICAEKISAVRVVTAPDAQFDGKTHWHDNEQILIMISGTVRLMVDGREFDAHPGDLVFFPPGSRHAAVGAGPEGCVYYELFAPARPDQLPGWVGESVLRFD from the coding sequence ATGCTGATAGACTGGAGCAAGATACCGGTTGCGGCGGGGATGCGGGCTGGTTCCGACCGCCAGGGCATCTGCGCGGAGAAGATCTCCGCCGTGCGCGTCGTGACAGCCCCGGACGCGCAGTTCGACGGCAAGACGCACTGGCACGACAACGAGCAGATCCTGATCATGATCTCCGGCACGGTGCGGCTGATGGTCGACGGCAGGGAGTTCGACGCCCACCCGGGTGATCTCGTCTTCTTTCCGCCCGGCTCGCGCCATGCCGCCGTCGGTGCCGGGCCCGAAGGCTGCGTCTATTACGAGCTATTCGCGCCGGCGCGGCCGGACCAGCTTCCCGGCTGGGTCGGCGAGAGCGTTCTGCGGTTCGACTGA
- a CDS encoding SDR family oxidoreductase — MDLGLNGRVALVLGAGGGLGGAIADSLAREGAAVAVADIDAAAARTRAEAISAAGGKAIDLGWDLADRTAIAPGLARIREKMGKVSILVNITGGPPPTPVSGQKAEDWQRYFEAMVLSVIAITDAVLPDMREQKWGRIVTSTSSGVIAPIPNLGLSNALRQTLVGWSKTLAREVGPDGITCNIVVPGRVATGRITYLDEMKAKREGRSVEEVQAESTGSIPLKRYGRPEEYADTVAFLASERASYVTGSVVRVDGGLIPSV; from the coding sequence ATGGATCTGGGACTGAACGGACGTGTCGCCCTCGTTCTTGGCGCGGGCGGGGGACTGGGCGGCGCCATCGCCGACTCGCTGGCGCGCGAGGGCGCGGCGGTTGCGGTGGCCGACATCGACGCGGCGGCGGCCAGGACGCGCGCCGAGGCGATCAGCGCGGCCGGCGGAAAGGCGATCGACCTCGGATGGGACCTCGCCGACCGCACCGCGATCGCGCCCGGTCTCGCCCGCATCCGCGAGAAGATGGGCAAGGTCTCCATCCTCGTCAACATCACCGGCGGCCCGCCGCCGACACCGGTTTCCGGCCAGAAAGCCGAAGACTGGCAGCGCTATTTCGAAGCCATGGTCCTGTCGGTCATCGCCATCACCGACGCCGTGCTGCCGGACATGCGGGAGCAGAAATGGGGACGCATAGTCACCTCGACCTCGTCGGGCGTCATCGCGCCGATCCCCAATCTCGGCCTGTCGAACGCGCTGCGGCAGACGCTGGTCGGCTGGTCGAAGACGCTGGCGCGCGAGGTCGGGCCTGACGGGATAACCTGCAACATCGTCGTGCCCGGCCGCGTCGCCACGGGCCGCATCACCTATCTCGACGAGATGAAGGCCAAACGCGAAGGCCGCAGCGTCGAGGAGGTCCAGGCGGAGAGCACGGGCAGCATTCCGCTCAAGCGCTACGGCCGGCCGGAGGAATATGCCGACACAGTCGCGTTTCTCGCGAGTGAGCGGGCATCCTACGTGACCGGATCGGTCGTGCGCGTCGACGGCGGGCTGATCCCGAGCGTCTAG